From the genome of Planctomycetota bacterium, one region includes:
- a CDS encoding ATP-binding protein, protein MLILTVLQGPDKGRKYELPAHEPQLIGRSSEALPISDDAVSRRHAELTPDDGGWYIRDLQSQNGTHVNGVRIADRTRLRVGDQIRVGQTLFVYGVTDSTDPDVVRVVGPSRMDASIDRTLPSTTPPGLLLPGGNDDSVILAEPEPRAAAVDHLRVIYRLTTLITRPMDRQELCRVVLDLVFAEFKPQRGCIMLAGETPDAPPTPAAVKYREAPLDPEDAKILVSRTILFHTLTKGEGVLSSNAMNDPRFQSGDSVQRLHIRSAICSPIRFGERTFGAIYIDSTMANYTFTPEQLALLNAIGQHVGLALANTEAHQQKLQSERLAAIGETVASLSHSIKNILQGLRGGADLVEMGLRKEDLKIAAGGWPILHRNLSRIISLTMNMLAFSRQRRVEVDLAPLGTLVDDCVQLLEGQAAARQVAIISDVDPEMPPVPMDAALMHQALMNLLTNAIEACPPGDGAVTVKGLYHPGGGGRAAEAEIAVIDNGPGIPASKQRWIFEPFNTTKGIKGTGLGLAVAKRVAEDHGGRIVLESTEGRGATFRILIPADAHGMGDPSATAASRGPMFPGDLGGR, encoded by the coding sequence GTGCTGATCCTCACCGTGCTGCAAGGGCCCGACAAGGGGCGGAAGTACGAACTGCCGGCGCACGAGCCCCAGTTGATCGGGCGGTCGAGCGAGGCGTTGCCGATCTCGGACGACGCGGTGTCGCGTCGGCATGCGGAACTGACGCCCGACGACGGCGGGTGGTACATCCGCGACCTTCAATCGCAGAACGGGACGCACGTGAACGGCGTGCGGATCGCGGACCGGACGCGCCTGCGCGTGGGGGACCAGATCCGCGTGGGGCAGACGCTGTTCGTGTACGGCGTGACGGACAGCACGGACCCGGACGTGGTGCGCGTGGTCGGGCCGTCGCGGATGGACGCGTCGATCGATCGGACGCTTCCGAGCACGACCCCGCCGGGGCTGCTGCTGCCGGGGGGCAACGACGACTCGGTGATCCTGGCCGAGCCCGAGCCGCGTGCGGCGGCGGTGGACCACCTGCGGGTGATCTACCGCCTGACGACGCTGATCACGCGTCCGATGGACCGGCAGGAGCTGTGCCGCGTGGTGCTGGACCTGGTGTTCGCGGAGTTCAAGCCGCAGCGCGGGTGCATCATGCTGGCGGGCGAGACGCCCGACGCGCCGCCGACACCCGCGGCGGTGAAGTACCGCGAGGCGCCGCTGGATCCGGAGGACGCGAAGATCCTCGTGAGCCGCACGATCCTGTTCCACACGCTGACGAAGGGCGAGGGCGTGCTGTCGAGCAACGCGATGAACGACCCGCGCTTCCAGAGCGGGGACAGCGTGCAGCGACTGCACATCCGCTCGGCGATCTGCTCGCCCATCCGGTTTGGCGAGCGGACGTTCGGGGCGATCTACATCGACTCGACGATGGCGAACTACACGTTCACGCCCGAGCAGTTGGCGCTGCTGAACGCGATCGGGCAGCACGTGGGGCTCGCGCTCGCGAACACCGAGGCGCACCAGCAGAAGCTCCAGAGCGAGCGCCTGGCGGCGATCGGCGAGACCGTCGCCTCCCTCTCGCACTCCATCAAGAACATTCTGCAGGGGCTGCGGGGCGGGGCCGACCTGGTCGAGATGGGGCTGCGCAAGGAAGACCTCAAGATCGCGGCGGGCGGGTGGCCCATTCTGCACCGGAATCTCTCGCGCATCATCAGCCTCACCATGAACATGCTCGCGTTCTCGCGCCAGCGACGCGTCGAGGTCGACCTCGCGCCGCTGGGCACGCTCGTGGACGACTGCGTGCAGTTGCTCGAAGGGCAGGCGGCCGCCCGGCAGGTGGCGATCATCTCGGACGTCGATCCCGAGATGCCCCCGGTGCCGATGGACGCCGCGCTGATGCACCAGGCGCTGATGAACCTGCTGACGAACGCGATCGAGGCGTGCCCGCCCGGCGACGGGGCGGTGACGGTGAAGGGGCTGTACCACCCGGGCGGGGGCGGGCGAGCGGCGGAGGCCGAGATCGCGGTGATCGACAACGGGCCGGGCATCCCGGCGAGCAAGCAGCGCTGGATCTTCGAGCCGTTCAACACGACCAAGGGCATCAAGGGCACCGGCCTGGGCCTGGCCGTGGCGAAGCGCGTGGCCGAGGACCACGGCGGGCGCATCGTGCTGGAGAGCACCGAGGGGCGCGGCGCCACGTTCCGGATTCTCATCCCCGCCGACGCCCACGGCATGGGCGATCCGTCGGCGACGGCCGCCTCACGCGGACCGATGTTCCCGGGCGATCTCGGCGGGCGCTAG
- a CDS encoding ATP-binding protein: MIWAAVFTLGMLAGGLIAGLTARARDRAARERSLEAERRAQHGERLAELGAMTSGLAHEIKNPLSTIGLNAQLLGEAIEGLPDGRPVPADERQRLVRRVTSLRREVERLRGILTDFLSYAGEVRPDLARADLNGVVEELADFFQPQALQQAVRLRTDLSPGEVWATIDVQLVKQAVLNLMLNAVQAMTRGGGGDGAQAAVRELIIRTERTREGPSWRARVHVIDTGPGIAPEVLGRLFTPYFTTKAGGSGLGLATSRRLIEAQGGRIDVHTEPGKGTDFTVTLPGAEPAG, from the coding sequence GTGATCTGGGCGGCGGTCTTTACTTTGGGCATGCTGGCGGGCGGGTTGATCGCTGGGCTGACGGCGCGCGCACGCGATCGAGCGGCGCGGGAGCGGTCGCTCGAGGCGGAGCGACGCGCGCAGCACGGCGAACGCCTGGCCGAGTTGGGCGCGATGACCTCCGGGCTCGCGCACGAGATCAAGAACCCGCTCTCGACCATCGGGCTCAACGCGCAGCTCTTGGGCGAGGCGATCGAGGGACTGCCGGACGGGCGGCCCGTGCCCGCCGACGAGCGCCAACGCCTCGTCCGTCGCGTGACGTCGCTGCGGCGCGAGGTCGAACGCCTGCGGGGCATCCTGACCGACTTTCTGTCGTACGCAGGCGAAGTGCGGCCCGATCTCGCCCGTGCCGACCTGAACGGCGTGGTGGAGGAACTGGCCGATTTCTTCCAGCCGCAGGCGCTGCAGCAGGCGGTGCGTTTGCGGACGGACCTCTCGCCCGGGGAGGTGTGGGCGACGATCGACGTGCAACTGGTGAAGCAGGCGGTGCTGAACCTGATGCTGAACGCGGTGCAGGCGATGACGCGGGGCGGGGGCGGGGACGGCGCCCAGGCGGCGGTACGCGAGCTCATCATCCGGACAGAACGGACGCGCGAGGGCCCGTCGTGGCGGGCGCGGGTGCACGTGATCGACACGGGGCCGGGGATCGCGCCCGAGGTGCTGGGCCGCCTGTTCACGCCGTACTTCACCACGAAGGCGGGTGGGAGCGGGCTGGGGCTGGCGACGTCGCGCCGGCTGATCGAGGCGCAGGGCGGGCGGATCGACGTGCACACGGAGCCGGGGAAGGGGACGGACTTCACGGTAACGCTGCCCGGGGCGGAGCCGGCGGGCTAG
- a CDS encoding cold shock domain-containing protein, giving the protein MDDQAPKPDLEGVEGVVKWFDPRKGYGFIIGPEGQDIFTHYSVIQGEGFRALKDGAAVNYDAVKSDKGWKATRAARIERVEVTDAVKPTGYSRAPRPS; this is encoded by the coding sequence ATGGACGACCAGGCACCCAAGCCGGATCTGGAAGGCGTCGAGGGCGTCGTGAAGTGGTTCGACCCTCGCAAGGGGTACGGCTTCATTATCGGGCCCGAGGGCCAGGACATTTTCACGCACTACAGCGTGATCCAGGGCGAGGGGTTCCGCGCCCTGAAGGACGGGGCGGCGGTCAACTACGACGCCGTGAAGTCGGACAAGGGCTGGAAGGCGACCCGGGCGGCCCGGATCGAGCGGGTCGAGGTGACCGACGCCGTCAAGCCCACCGGCTATTCCCGCGCGCCGCGGCCTTCCTGA